The sequence below is a genomic window from Thalassomonas haliotis.
TCAATACCGCCTTAGTGATCAACCAGTTTACCAACCGCGCCGAACCGATACATTACAACCATAAGCAATTATCCGCGCCTTTGGTGGCGGATGCCGTGAACCATAACGCCGATATCGATATTATTTCCATCGAAAGCGTCAGTGAGGTTAAACCCGACGGCGAATATCCGCTGCAACCGTTATTTGCCAAGCGTTATTTCGATGAGAATAATGGCCTGCTCTGGTTCAGTGAAAGCCATGTCAATCATAAGAAAAAGTTTCAGCATCACCTGGTACTCAGTTTTGAACAGGCTGCGGTGCATCAGCTGCAAAACGGACACGAGCATTTATTAACGGCGCAGTTAAATTGCTGCAATGGCCGGGCGCCTTGTTCTATCAGTGCTGGCAGTGTGATGAAGCTTTCCGGGGCGCTCGAGTTGCCGGGTAAACTGATCAGCCATAATATTCCGACCGTGCCTTATTATCCGAACGAGTCCCAGGCGATTCACTGGAAGCTGGTGGAGCTGTTAACCACCAACTTCAGCGCGCTGATCAATAGCGATAATCCGACCGAGAAATTAAGAAACCTGTTATCGGTTTTCAGCCGTTCTTCGCAGCAGCAGGTGTTAACCAGTTCGATCCAGAAGGTGTCTTACCAGAAAAAAGTCGCCCGTTTGTATATCGACGGGGTCAATATTTTTACCTCAGGCACTTTGGTTAGTTTGGATATCTCGGTGTTTGACAAGAAAAACTCCATGAATATCTGGCTATTCACTCATTTGCTCAATCAGTTTTTTGCCGCCTTCTGCAGTTTTGACCGTTTTGTCGAACTTGAAGTTAAGCTGCTGACCGGCAAAGGGCCGCGGGTGATCCACTTTGAAAAGTACCATGGTAGCGGTCAATGTCTATAGTTGAGCAGGCGTTAAGCAGGCCTGAGCAGTTTGACCTGGTGCAGCTTATCCGCATCATCAACCGCTATACCCAGACGGCGCAACAGCCGTTTGAGCTGGTGCTTGAAGCCGATCCTATGCCCAATAACCGCTATGCCAGCATCAGTGATTTTAGTCTTTCCGGCACTCAGGCGAAGATCACCAGCTGTGAAACTTCCCTGAGTTCGGGTAATGCCGTGGTGCCGGTTTATATCTATGAAGAATTGCTTAAGGCATTTCACAATGAAGAATATGCCTTATATGACTTTCTTAATATTTTTAACGACAGGTATTTTCACCTCTATGCCCGTACGGTGGAAAAGTCCTATTTATTGCTGACGGAAGAAAGCGACCGCTTTTTTGCCCGCGATCGCCATAACGCCACCCGGCAGCAGGAACAGTTGCTTGATTGCATTGCCGCCTTAAGCGGTTTACCTGCCGGCGAGCAAACGAAAAACTGGCTGGGTTACGGCCTGATGCTGGGAATGCCCAACCGCTCCCGATACCAGTTACAGCAGGTATTGCAGGATTATTTTTCGTTAAGCTTATCGGTGCGCAGTAAAGCCCTGAGCAAACACCAGTTAACGGAAGAAAGCTGGACCCGCATCGGCGGCGCTAAACCGCAAAACAACCAGCTCGGCCAGGGATTTTTACTGGGGCAGAGATGTTACCTGGCGCAGCAGCGCCTGATCATCACCATAGAGCCGGAAAATGCCGATCAGCTGGCGCATTTATACCAGAGTAAAAACTGGTACCTGGAAATGGCGGATATGGCCCGCTGTTATTTACGGGATAAAACCGAAATAGAAATCTACTTAAAAGCGCCGGACAACTGGTTTAAACGTATGGCCCTGAGTCCTGTTCCGGGCGAGAGTGTCCGCCTGGGCATGGGATTTCATATAAAAAGTTCGCAACAACATCATGATGTTGTTTATTTGATTCACTTAGTAAAGGATTAATTTTATGCCACAGGTAAACTTAACCAATTTAATCGCCAAACTCGATCCTGCTTCTAAGCGGGCATTAGAGATGGCCGCCGGCGATGCCATGAACAGCCACTGCCCGGCGATAGAAATTGAGCATTGGTTAATCCAGTTAGTCTATAAACCCGACGCCGAGTTAAGCCGGTTTCTCCAGAGCCAGAACATCACCCCGGATCAGCTGGTAGGGGAGTTATCCACTAAGCTGGAAAAACTCAGCAAAGGTTTTGAAGGCCAGCCGACTTTAAGCGGCGATTTAACCGAATTGGTGAAAAATGCCTGGCTGATGGCCACGGTGGATTTTGGCCATAGCCAGCTGACGCCCTTACATTTGTTGTTGGCGAGTCAGCAGAAGAATGACTTTGGTGCGACTATTATGCCGTTAAAGGCGTTGGAGAATTATTCCGAGTCGGCATTAAAGGCGCAAATCTCGAAATTAAAAGTCGCCTCAGGCAGCGGTACTGTGGCCGGTCCTGCGGTTGCCGGTGCCGTTTCCGGCGATGCCCTGGACAAGTATACCTCTAACCTGACCGAGCTGGCGCGTAACGGCCAATTGGATCAGGTACTGGGACGTAACCAGGAAGTACGCACCGCCATTGATATTTTATGCCGTAAGCGGCAAAACAACCCTATCCTGGTGGGTGAACCCGGAGTTGGTAAAACCGCAGTAGCAGAAGGCCTGGCGATACGCATTGCCTCAGGGGAAGTGCCTGCGGTGATCCGCGATGTCGAAATCCACAGCCTGGATCTGGGGCTGCTGCAGGCAGGCGCCAGTGTTAAAGGGGAATTTGAGAACCGTCTTAAAGATGTTATCAATGAAGTGAAAAATTCGGAAAAGCCGATCATTGTCTTTATTGATGAAGCTCATACTTTAATTGGTGCCGGTGGCGCCGAAGGCCAGAACGATGCCGCCAACTTACTTAAACCGGCACTGGCCCGCGGCGAGTTCCGCACGGTTGCCGCCACAACCTGGGCGGAATATAAAAAATACTTTGAAAAAGACCCGGCACTGACCCGCCGCTTCCAGGTGGTAAAAGTGGAAGAACCGGGGGCGGAAGATGCGATCCAGATGCTCAGGGGCGTGGCCGAATCCCTGAAAAAACATCATAAGGTTTATATCCGCGAATCTGCGGTCGAGGCTGCGGTTAACCTTTCTATCCGCTACCTGCCATCGCGTATGTTGCCGGATAAAGCCATTAGTCTGCTTGATACCAGCTGTGCCCGTATTGCCCTGACCCAGGGGGCCAAACCTGAGTCTATCGAGTCGCTTGAGCAGCAGCTGATGTACCTGAACAATGAGCTGGAAGTAATGGGGCGGGAAAATGCCATTTTTGACAATGCCGACTTTGAACTGGAAAAGCTTAAAGATACTATTGCCGATACCGAAACTCAGTTAACCGCCTTAAACGGGCGCTGGCAGCAAGAGCTGGAGCTGGTGGATGAGGTACTCGCGCTGCAAACCGAGGTCAGCGACAATCTTGAAAGCGGTGATCAGGACGATGAGAAGCATAGCTTGCTTAACAACAAGCTGTCGGCACTGGAAGCCCTGCAGGCGGGGGAGCCGCTGGTTAATGCCATGGTGGATGATATCACCATCGCCCAGGTGGTTGCTGCCTGGACCGGCATTCCTGTCGGTAACATGTTACACGATGAAGTAAAGAAATTACTGACCATAGAAGATGAACTGCATAAGCGGGTGATCGGCCAGAGCACAGCCATCAGCGAGCTGGCCAAGAGTATCCGGATTTCCCGTGCCGGGTTAACCGATAGCCGTAAACCTATCGGTGTGTTCCTGATGTGTGGCCCGAGCGGGGTCGGTAAAACCGAAACTGCCGTCGCCCTGACCGATTTATTGTACGGCGGCAGCAATGATATGACGGTTATCAATATGACCGAATTTAAGGAAGAGCATAAGATTTCCATGCTGTTGGGCGCACCTGCCGGTTATGTCGGTTTCGGCAAGGGCGGGGTGCTTACCGAAGCGGTCAGGCGCAACCCATATTCTGTGTTGCTGCTTGATGAAATGGAAAAGGCCCATCCGGGTGTACATGATCTGTTTTACCAAATCTTCGATAAAGGCAGCATTCAGGACAGTGAAGGTCGCAGCGTAGACTTTCGCAATACCATTATTATCATGACCTCCAATGCCGCCGATCAGGCAATTTGCGATGTTTGTGAGCAGGAGCCTGAGCGTTTAGCCAATGAAGAGCTGGTTACCCGGATACGTCCGGCGTTGCAGGAATACTTTAAACCGGCTTTCCTTGGCCGTGCCACGGTCGTGCCTTATTATCCGCTTAATAACGAAGAGCTAAGCAAAATTTGTGATATTGCCCTTAACCGCATCCGCAAAAAACTGGCGGAGCAATATAAGGCGAGCTTCAGCTACGACGACGCTTTTGTGCAATATGTGATCAGTAAAAACAGCGACCCGACTACCGGCGCGCGGGGCATAGAGCAAATCATTAACCGCTCGCTGATGCCGCGCCTGGCGGAGCAGTGCATTACTTTGCTCAGCGAAGGCAAAGCCATTAACTCGGTTGAGGTAAGTTGCTCTGATGTGGACGATTTTGAAGTTATAATCAACTAGTTGAGAAAACGATGGCCCAACAGATATTTTTTAACATGTTAAAACTTATTCCCCTGTTATTATGGCTGCACTCCCAGATGGCATGGGGGGTTGGGCCGGACAGACTGATGCTGAGTACCCAGGAGTGGCCGCCATACCAAAGTTATTCTGAAGATCAGATTTCCGGACTGGCGGTAAGTCGGGTAAAATGCGTGCTCAGGCAAATGGAACAGCCGTATCAGCTGACCATGACCAACTGGGCCAAGGCGCAGCTGAACGTGCAAAACAATGTACAGCACGGCTTTTTTATTACCGAAAAAACGCCGGAGCGTGACCGCTATGCGGTATTCTCCAAGCCGATGATCAGCCATCACTGGTACTGGTATTATTCCAATGCGTTAACGGATACCAGTATCTCGGATATCAATAAGCTCAAATGGAAGGTCAGCGCCAAGTTCGGCTCGCAAAAGTGGTTTTATTTGCATAACAATGGTTATGACGTGGTTAAAAAACCACGCAATATGAAGAATTTACTGGATATGTTGTTACATAACGAAGTGGATGCCATTTTAGTCGATGAACTGGCGATGCAGGTGGAATTAAAACGTAAAGGCATGACGGCGAACAGCTTTCGTAACCGTTTAGTCGCCACTAAACCTATGGGGGTTTATTTTAATAAACGCTTTGTTAATCGTTACCCCGGGTTTATGGAAGAATTTAACCAGGCAGTTGGCACCTGCTCAGAACAATAATCATTATGGCAATTACAATACAACTGACAGAAGTCCCTGAAAATGAACAGGTCCCGAGCCGGGTATTTACCGTGCCTAAAACAGGCGGGGACTTTGGCAGCGCCTTTGATTGCGTATTACAGCTGCCGGACCGTACCGGTAAAGTGGCCCCGAAACACGGGGTCTTTATCGCGGAAAAAAATGGTATCT
It includes:
- a CDS encoding type VI secretion system baseplate subunit TssG — protein: MSIVEQALSRPEQFDLVQLIRIINRYTQTAQQPFELVLEADPMPNNRYASISDFSLSGTQAKITSCETSLSSGNAVVPVYIYEELLKAFHNEEYALYDFLNIFNDRYFHLYARTVEKSYLLLTEESDRFFARDRHNATRQQEQLLDCIAALSGLPAGEQTKNWLGYGLMLGMPNRSRYQLQQVLQDYFSLSLSVRSKALSKHQLTEESWTRIGGAKPQNNQLGQGFLLGQRCYLAQQRLIITIEPENADQLAHLYQSKNWYLEMADMARCYLRDKTEIEIYLKAPDNWFKRMALSPVPGESVRLGMGFHIKSSQQHHDVVYLIHLVKD
- the tssH gene encoding type VI secretion system ATPase TssH — encoded protein: MPQVNLTNLIAKLDPASKRALEMAAGDAMNSHCPAIEIEHWLIQLVYKPDAELSRFLQSQNITPDQLVGELSTKLEKLSKGFEGQPTLSGDLTELVKNAWLMATVDFGHSQLTPLHLLLASQQKNDFGATIMPLKALENYSESALKAQISKLKVASGSGTVAGPAVAGAVSGDALDKYTSNLTELARNGQLDQVLGRNQEVRTAIDILCRKRQNNPILVGEPGVGKTAVAEGLAIRIASGEVPAVIRDVEIHSLDLGLLQAGASVKGEFENRLKDVINEVKNSEKPIIVFIDEAHTLIGAGGAEGQNDAANLLKPALARGEFRTVAATTWAEYKKYFEKDPALTRRFQVVKVEEPGAEDAIQMLRGVAESLKKHHKVYIRESAVEAAVNLSIRYLPSRMLPDKAISLLDTSCARIALTQGAKPESIESLEQQLMYLNNELEVMGRENAIFDNADFELEKLKDTIADTETQLTALNGRWQQELELVDEVLALQTEVSDNLESGDQDDEKHSLLNNKLSALEALQAGEPLVNAMVDDITIAQVVAAWTGIPVGNMLHDEVKKLLTIEDELHKRVIGQSTAISELAKSIRISRAGLTDSRKPIGVFLMCGPSGVGKTETAVALTDLLYGGSNDMTVINMTEFKEEHKISMLLGAPAGYVGFGKGGVLTEAVRRNPYSVLLLDEMEKAHPGVHDLFYQIFDKGSIQDSEGRSVDFRNTIIIMTSNAADQAICDVCEQEPERLANEELVTRIRPALQEYFKPAFLGRATVVPYYPLNNEELSKICDIALNRIRKKLAEQYKASFSYDDAFVQYVISKNSDPTTGARGIEQIINRSLMPRLAEQCITLLSEGKAINSVEVSCSDVDDFEVIIN
- a CDS encoding transporter substrate-binding domain-containing protein, encoding MLKLIPLLLWLHSQMAWGVGPDRLMLSTQEWPPYQSYSEDQISGLAVSRVKCVLRQMEQPYQLTMTNWAKAQLNVQNNVQHGFFITEKTPERDRYAVFSKPMISHHWYWYYSNALTDTSISDINKLKWKVSAKFGSQKWFYLHNNGYDVVKKPRNMKNLLDMLLHNEVDAILVDELAMQVELKRKGMTANSFRNRLVATKPMGVYFNKRFVNRYPGFMEEFNQAVGTCSEQ